The Bacillota bacterium genome contains a region encoding:
- a CDS encoding NAD-dependent isocitrate dehydrogenase yields MRHRVTLIPGDGTGPELMDVAVKVLEATGVEFDWD; encoded by the coding sequence ATGCGTCATAGAGTGACCCTTATCCCCGGGGATGGGACAGGTCCAGAATTAATGGATGTAGCAGTTAAGGTGCTTGAGGCCACCGGAGTCGAGTTTGACTGGGAT